Proteins from a single region of Macaca thibetana thibetana isolate TM-01 chromosome 4, ASM2454274v1, whole genome shotgun sequence:
- the LOC126952550 gene encoding 40S ribosomal protein S27-like → MPLAKDLLPSFPEGENRKHKKKRLVQSPNSFFMDVKCPGCYKITTPPCPAKITTVFSHVQAVVLCVGCSTVLCQPTGGKARLTEGCSFRRKQH, encoded by the exons ATGCCTCTCGCAAAggatctccttccttcctttccagaagGGGAGAATAGGAAACACAAGAAGAAACGCCTGGTGCAGAGCCCCAATTCCTTCTTCATGGATGTGAAATGCCCAGGATGCTATAAAATCACcacg ccaccgtgcccggccaaaatcaCCACGGTCTTTAGCCATGTACAAGCGGTAGTCTTGTGTGTTGGCTGCTCCACTGTCCTCTGCCAGCCTACAGGAGGAAAAGCAAGGCTTACAGAAGGATGTTCCTTTAGGAGGAAGCAGCACTAA